Sequence from the Cryptococcus neoformans var. grubii H99 chromosome 3, complete sequence genome:
aaaaataaaataaacAGGTTCTCAAAAGATATGCATGATGGAATATGGCATTTTATTTTGTACAAACGCTATCTGGTtacaagaaaaaaaaatccaCACTTTTATATTCCTTCCAGAACGCCATCACCTTCCAAGGACACACTTCTCAACCCAATACTCGTGAATCCTCACATCCCCACTCAATTCAGGATGGAAACTGGTGaccatctttctcccctGTCTGATCATCACCTTTCCCAAATCGTCCATATTGGGTTCACCTAGTGGCGAGTCGCAAGGTGGCGGTGAAGGGATGTACTCGGCAGGAAGAGTGGCGAGGACTTGGGTCTCCACGTCTGTCTTTGTTGGCGTAAGGCTGTGCACAGCTGGCGCACGGATGAATACGGCGTTGAATGGTCTTGAAGGGTTGGATAAGACGGGGATATCGAGAGCCGCTTCGAATGATTCTAGTTGGtctaaaaaaaaaaaattccTCATCGTTAAAGCTACCGCCTTACACCTTTTGAAGCGATGTGAACGAGAAACAAAACTCACTGCCGTAGAGGTTTCTCCAAACCTTTAAACCTTTAACACCTCCCCAGCCTTtcacacccttcttcttacctcctccaaccccatcctcttcagccATGAGGATCATACCCGCACATGTTCCCCACATTGCTTTTGAAGGGTCTTGCGcaaaagagaggagagcagGGAGGAGGCAAGGTGTAAGTGAGGCGAGATGGGATATGACTGTGGATTCACCGCCGGGTAGGATGAGGGCATGGCATCGCTGTTTCAGGTATTAGGAGAGTGACAAcgccttcttttttttcggaggaggggggggggggggagagAGGGCGGGTGTGTAAGTGTCATGGAAAAGAGGACGTACAGATAGTTCATCGGCGTTGCGCACAGGAATAGCTTCAATCGTGTGGCCATGGGGACGCAGCCTGAATAACCGTTAAAAATACTGTTTATTTCATTACTAGCGAACATTGAGTTACTGACTTTTGGAGGTAGTAAATGTGCTCAATGAAGGCGCCTTGAAGAGCTTCAAATGGGGCATGAGTAAATAGTAGAAAGTATGGTTCGACAAAACCACCATGATGAAACCTACCGAGTACGCCGATGACGACTTTTTCTGGTACTTGTTCAGGCTGGATCGTCATTTATACTTGCTGACAAGCGCTCTCAATGTGGGTAGTTTAGAAAATGTTCGAGGTAAAGGAAAACAGATAAAAAGGAATCGATCGATTCCAGCAATGATCGAGCTGTCGTTTTTGCCGAGATCGACTCGCAAAAGTCAACAAAATCTCGGATCGCGAATTGCCGACCAAGCTATTGATTTAAATTCACGTACGTACGACATGGAAATTATACATACACCATGGGTATCCCAACATCTagaaaaagagaaacgAAAGAATGGTAGCTAGTCTACAAAATATCACAGCCTGCTTTTAATATACCAGTAAAAGTTGGTAGCTTTTACTTCCGGGCCTTGCCTCGAGTCCCCTTCTTGCCTCGTGGTTGCTTCTTTCGCCTTTCAACACACCTGGGACAGATCCAGTTCCCTGCAGGAGTCTTATCCAGTCCGAGACACCCAATGTGATACTAAATCGCCCAGAGCTGTCAGCAACGCCACAGCCAACTATAAAAGATATGGACTCACCCATTCAATCTCACAATCGTCATCGTCACATCCAATCATCTCGCCATAACTGACCTGCCTACAAGTGCAATACACCTTTGAATCTAGATCATCCCCAGTACCTCCAGTCTCCTCACCAATCTCTACCTCGGCAtacttctctcctctctttgaCCTATCGTCATCACCGTATCCCTCGgactcttcctcttcgaaTTCTTCGGCAGCAGGAACGTTTGTACTCGAACGCTTACCGCCTCGTCTTGATGGACGCTTGACTTCAGCCATAGGGGGCATGACCGTGGCGTAACCAAGAGTAGGCGTTACGTTTGCACTTCTCACACCGCTGCCTTCTCTGCTGCCCGTATCCAAGCCCAAACCATCGGTACGTTTTGAGTCGAC
This genomic interval carries:
- a CDS encoding pyridoxal 5'-phosphate synthase, glutaminase subunit Pdx2; translation: MTIQPEQVPEKVVIGVLALQGAFIEHIYYLQKLRPHGHTIEAIPVRNADELSRCHALILPGGESTVISHLASLTPCLLPALLSFAQDPSKAMWGTCAGMILMAEEDGVGGGKKKGVKGWGGVKGLKVWRNLYGNQLESFEAALDIPVLSNPSRPFNAVFIRAPAVHSLTPTKTDVETQVLATLPAEYIPSPPPCDSPLGEPNMDDLGKVMIRQGRKMVTSFHPELSGDVRIHEYWVEKCVLGR